In one window of Dyella thiooxydans DNA:
- a CDS encoding methyl-accepting chemotaxis protein, with translation MRTWLVPLKTRIESLATEFAGRFPGDFALDGGKTIAVGGRDTPVLRSGGKPLNLDFSLPDGFTADRGATATVFVRSGDDFVRIATSVKKKDGTRAVGTLLDRSHPAWARLLAGTSFTGYATIFGTQFMTRYDPVSDAGGEVIGARYVGLDVSRMRSLGMPWRVALATAACNLAIWLVLWWWLPSGHTSKVLLLALLSCGLVPALAGWLVQRNVSRPMVECREAAGKIAAGDLSAQVAVDRRDDVGQLLQAINGISVGLADVVTQVRQASDSIHTASGQIAGGTADLSHRTQDQAASLEETAAAMEQLTATVRQNADHAREADALVASAAQQAKEGGALVEQAVASMGDIKTSSERIGDIAGLIDGIAFQTNILALNAAVEAARAGEHGKGFAVVAAEVRELAQRAAAAAREIKGLIQSAVATVDTGADLVDRAGESTRRIAQAIQKSAGLMSEIAAASEEQSKGIAEVGSAVTQMDEATQSNAALVEQSEAASHSLQEQAERLRQAVSVFRTADQVSRAP, from the coding sequence ATGCGCACGTGGTTGGTACCGCTGAAAACCCGCATCGAATCCCTGGCGACGGAGTTCGCCGGCCGCTTCCCCGGCGACTTCGCGCTGGACGGCGGCAAGACCATCGCCGTCGGCGGACGCGACACACCGGTGTTGCGCAGCGGCGGCAAGCCGCTGAACCTGGACTTTTCGCTGCCGGACGGCTTTACCGCCGATCGCGGCGCCACCGCCACGGTGTTCGTGCGCAGCGGCGACGACTTCGTGCGGATCGCCACCTCGGTGAAGAAGAAGGACGGCACCCGCGCCGTCGGTACCTTGCTCGACCGCTCGCATCCGGCCTGGGCCAGGCTGCTGGCGGGCACCTCGTTCACCGGCTACGCGACGATCTTCGGCACCCAGTTCATGACCCGCTACGACCCGGTGTCCGACGCCGGCGGCGAGGTGATCGGCGCGCGCTACGTGGGGCTGGACGTCAGCCGCATGCGCAGCCTGGGCATGCCCTGGCGGGTGGCGCTGGCCACCGCAGCCTGCAACCTGGCGATCTGGCTGGTGCTGTGGTGGTGGCTGCCGAGCGGGCACACCAGCAAGGTGCTGCTGCTGGCGCTGTTGTCGTGCGGACTGGTGCCGGCGCTGGCCGGGTGGCTGGTCCAGCGCAACGTCAGCCGGCCGATGGTCGAGTGCCGGGAAGCGGCGGGCAAGATCGCCGCCGGCGACCTCAGCGCCCAGGTCGCGGTGGACCGGCGCGACGACGTCGGCCAGCTGCTGCAGGCGATCAACGGCATCAGCGTCGGCCTGGCCGACGTGGTGACCCAGGTGCGCCAGGCCAGCGACAGCATCCACACCGCCAGCGGCCAGATCGCCGGCGGCACCGCCGATCTCTCGCATCGCACGCAGGACCAGGCCGCCTCGCTGGAGGAGACTGCCGCGGCGATGGAGCAGCTCACCGCCACCGTGCGGCAGAACGCCGACCACGCCCGCGAGGCCGACGCCCTGGTGGCCAGCGCGGCGCAGCAGGCGAAGGAGGGCGGCGCGCTGGTCGAGCAGGCGGTCGCCAGCATGGGCGACATCAAGACCAGTTCCGAGCGCATCGGCGACATCGCCGGCCTGATCGACGGCATCGCGTTCCAGACCAACATCCTCGCGCTCAACGCCGCGGTGGAAGCCGCGCGCGCCGGCGAGCACGGCAAGGGCTTCGCCGTAGTGGCAGCCGAGGTACGCGAGCTGGCCCAGCGCGCCGCGGCGGCGGCACGCGAGATCAAGGGGCTGATCCAGAGCGCGGTGGCCACCGTCGATACCGGCGCCGACCTGGTCGACCGCGCTGGCGAGTCCACCCGTCGCATCGCCCAGGCCATCCAGAAATCGGCCGGCCTGATGAGCGAGATCGCCGCGGCCAGCGAGGAGCAGAGCAAGGGCATCGCCGAGGTTGGCTCGGCGGTCACCCAGATGGACGAGGCCACGCAGAGCAACGCCGCGCTGGTGGAACAATCCGAAGCCGCCTCGCACAGCCTCCAGGAGCAGGCCGAACGCCTGCGTCAGGCGGTGTCGGTGTTCCGCACCGCCGACCAGGTGTCGCGCGCGCCCTAG
- a CDS encoding peptidylprolyl isomerase has translation MPTFHPTALALALAACLLASLPALADQAKPKPSLTPKEILAASKPAEWRTPDPDNLLVMTLAGGHRVLIELAPDFTPLHAANIRTLAHEHYFDGLAIIRVQDNFVTQWGDPYDDDNADRSKMKPLGTAKKTLPPEFTRPLDPKLAFTRLPDGDVYAPEVGFSGGFPVARDPASKEEWITHCYGTVGVARDVGPTTGNGNSLYAIIGQAPRGLDRNLAVAGRVIDGMEYLSALPRGTGPLGFYEKAEQRTPIVSVRLAADLPPAERPKVEVLRTDSASFARLVEAKRNRRDAFYTRPAGKIDLCSISVPTRDPAEAK, from the coding sequence ATGCCGACCTTCCACCCGACCGCACTCGCTCTTGCCCTCGCCGCCTGCCTGCTCGCCTCGCTGCCTGCGCTGGCCGACCAGGCCAAGCCGAAGCCCTCGCTGACGCCGAAGGAGATCCTTGCCGCGTCGAAGCCGGCCGAGTGGCGTACGCCGGATCCGGACAACCTGCTGGTGATGACGCTGGCCGGGGGGCACCGGGTGCTGATCGAGCTGGCGCCGGATTTCACGCCGCTGCATGCGGCGAACATCCGCACCCTGGCGCACGAGCATTACTTCGACGGGCTGGCAATCATCCGCGTGCAGGACAACTTCGTCACGCAATGGGGCGACCCCTACGACGACGACAACGCGGATCGCTCGAAGATGAAGCCGCTCGGCACGGCGAAGAAGACGCTGCCGCCGGAGTTCACCCGTCCGCTGGACCCGAAGCTGGCCTTCACTCGCCTGCCCGATGGCGACGTGTACGCTCCGGAAGTGGGTTTCTCCGGAGGCTTCCCGGTCGCACGCGACCCGGCCAGCAAGGAGGAGTGGATCACCCATTGCTACGGCACCGTGGGCGTGGCGCGCGACGTCGGGCCGACCACCGGCAACGGCAACTCGCTGTACGCGATCATCGGCCAGGCGCCGCGCGGGCTGGACCGCAACCTGGCGGTGGCTGGTCGGGTGATCGATGGCATGGAATACCTCTCCGCGCTGCCGCGCGGCACCGGCCCGCTGGGCTTCTACGAGAAGGCCGAGCAGCGCACGCCGATCGTCTCGGTGCGGCTGGCCGCGGACCTGCCGCCGGCCGAGCGGCCGAAGGTGGAAGTGCTGCGCACCGACAGCGCCAGCTTCGCCAGGCTGGTCGAGGCCAAGCGCAACCGCCGCGATGCGTTCTACACGCGCCCGGCCGGCAAGATCGACCTGTGCAGCATCAGCGTGCCGACGCGCGACCCGGCAGAGGCGAAGTAG
- a CDS encoding GNAT family N-acetyltransferase: MEAIRIRTATLADAPTAFAIRREAILTQCAGYYPEQDLAIWTSGEMSELFALRVADAFHVAEIDGGVVGTGMIDLASGKIDAIFVRPDWMGRGVGRALMSHLECLAQAAGLTSIHLDATLNAAPFYRRLGFAGEATSTYRSSLGVTLACIPMTKPLAPP, translated from the coding sequence GTGGAAGCCATACGCATCCGCACAGCCACCCTTGCAGACGCACCCACCGCCTTCGCCATCCGACGCGAGGCGATCCTTACCCAGTGCGCGGGGTACTACCCGGAGCAGGACCTGGCGATCTGGACCTCGGGCGAGATGTCCGAGTTGTTTGCCCTCCGCGTGGCCGATGCATTCCACGTCGCGGAGATCGACGGCGGCGTGGTGGGCACGGGCATGATCGACCTCGCCTCCGGGAAGATCGATGCGATCTTCGTGCGGCCCGACTGGATGGGGCGCGGCGTCGGGCGAGCACTGATGAGCCACCTCGAGTGTCTTGCGCAGGCGGCCGGCCTGACCTCCATCCATCTCGACGCCACCCTCAACGCGGCGCCGTTCTATCGGCGCCTCGGATTCGCAGGCGAAGCTACATCCACCTATCGCTCGTCACTCGGTGTCACCTTGGCCTGCATCCCCATGACCAAGCCGCTGGCGCCGCCATGA
- a CDS encoding uracil-DNA glycosylase gives MDAPKSLANELERSARSAMLSKSHMAALAGFVKLIRDAKGPFYKVPDFDPLDGGESAQVMFLLEAPGPKAVASGFISRNNPDETAKNFYLLNQEAGIDRRRTIIWNAVPWYIGSGTKIRPAKRDDVHEADAWLKELLKTLHLLRIVVLVGKKALYTRNVIQDVRPDIELMVMPHPSPMFINRYPGNRDRVLKHLQSVADRLAYFDDQ, from the coding sequence ATGGATGCCCCCAAATCACTCGCAAACGAGTTAGAGCGGAGCGCACGTTCCGCGATGCTTTCGAAATCTCACATGGCTGCCTTGGCTGGCTTTGTGAAGCTCATACGTGATGCGAAGGGCCCCTTCTACAAAGTCCCCGACTTTGACCCCCTTGACGGTGGCGAGTCCGCGCAAGTTATGTTCCTGCTTGAAGCTCCTGGCCCGAAAGCGGTTGCTAGCGGATTCATCTCCCGCAACAACCCCGACGAAACGGCCAAGAACTTTTACCTACTTAATCAAGAAGCAGGAATTGATCGCCGCCGCACCATCATCTGGAATGCGGTGCCTTGGTACATAGGGTCAGGCACCAAAATTCGTCCGGCGAAACGCGATGATGTGCACGAGGCAGATGCGTGGCTCAAAGAGCTTCTCAAGACGCTCCATCTGCTTCGTATAGTCGTGCTCGTGGGCAAAAAGGCACTGTATACGCGGAATGTCATTCAGGACGTGCGCCCGGATATAGAACTCATGGTCATGCCGCACCCGAGCCCGATGTTTATTAATCGCTATCCTGGCAACCGCGACCGTGTGCTGAAGCATCTACAGTCTGTAGCAGATCGGCTGGCCTATTTCGATGATCAATAG